The nucleotide window CAAGGGGGTTCGCTCGCAACGGATTTCGCGGTCATCGAGCGCATGATCGAGGCGGAGGAGCAACGCGCCGTCGAGGCCTACGGTACGGCTCCCCGCCGGGATGTCGCCGCCACCTGGGTGCTGCGCCGGTACGCGTTCACCGCGTGCCTGGCCATGAGCGCGCCGTGGTTCTTGGAACGGCGCGTGCCCCGGGTCGCGCTGGATCGCGTCGCCTACGCCTGGCAGGACCGGGAACTGGTCGTCGAGGCCGACGAAATCATTTGCCTGCCAGGGGATTCCATTGCCCGGCGGGCCGACGTTCGCGCCGTCGCGGACGAGGAGGCGCTGGGCGCGGAGTTGCGCGGAGTTGTCGCCGCGCATCTGGCCCCGGTTCTCGATGCCTTCGGTCCGGTCATGCGCCGCCGGCCCCGGAGCATATGGGGCTTGGCCACCGACCAACTCGCGAGTGGGCTCTGGCATCTCGGCACCGCCCTCGGCCGGCCCGCGGCCGCCGCGGCGGCCGCGAACGTCCTGCTGCCCGGCGGGACTCCGCCGTACCTGGGCGGCGCGGGTTTCCGGCCCGGTCCGGACTCGGCCCGTACTCAGACCACCTGCTGTCTCTTCTATACGGTCCGGCCGGACGAGCTCTGTGCCACCTGCCCCCGCCTTGCGCAGATTAGGCATGCCTAACCTATACTCTCCGTCCATGGCATCGGTAGACACGGCCCGCGGGCCCTCGATGCGGTACCGAATACCGGTGCTGCTCCTGGCGTTTGCTGCGCTGCTGCTGGTCTGCCTGCTGAGCCTGGCTTTCGGGGCGCGTTCGGTGCCCCTGGGCACCGTGGTCGACGCGCTGCTGGGCGATGCGCAGGGGCGCGACGCGATGGCCGTCACGGGCTTGCGGCTGCCACGCACGATCGTTGGTCTCGTGGTCGGTGCGGCCCTCGGGCTGGCCGGCGCGGTGCTCCAGGGTGTGACGCGCAATCCGCTGGCCGCGCCGACCACGATGGGGATCAACGCGGGCGCGAGTTTCGCGGTGGTCGTGGCGATTTTCGCGTTGCACCTCGCACATCCGGTCCAGTTCGTGTGGTTCGCCTTCGCCGGCGCCGCCGGGGCCGCGCTGTTCACCCTGACGCTGGGTCGCCGGGCCGGAGATCTGGACCCGACGCGACTGGTTCTCGGCGGCACGGTGCTGCACCTGGTGCTGGTCTCCTGGACCTCGGCGGTGCTGTTGTTCAGCGAGCGCACCCTCGACGAGGCGCGCTTCTGGATCGCCGGGTCGATCGCCGGGCGCGATTTCGACGTGTTGACTCCGATGTTGCCCACCTTCGCCCTCGGTGCGGTGGCCGGGCTGGCGATCGCGCCCGCGCTCAATACTCTTGCCCTCGGTGACGAGGCGGCCGTGTCACTCGGTTTGCCGGTGGCCCGGATTCGTTTGGCGGGCATGGTGTCGGTGGTGCTGCTGGCCGGTTCGGCGGTCGCCGTCGCCGGGCCGATCGCGTTCATCGGTCTGGCCGCGCCGCATCTGGTGCGGTTGGTGCTCGGCAACGACCAGCGCCGAATCCTGCCGGGCTGCCTGATCGCCGGGCCGCTGCTGTTGCTCGGCGCGGACATCGTGGGCCGCGTCATCGCCCGGCCCGGGGAGCTGGAGGTCGGCATCATCAGCGCGTTCCTCGGTGCGCCGCTGCTGGCCCTGCTCGCCCGCCGCCGGGAGGTGTGATGAACAACGTGCGTGCGAGGCGGACCCTGCTCGTCGGCGTGCTGTGCGCCGCCGCGCTGGTGGTACTGGCGACGATTGCCCTGACTGTCGGCGAAGTCCAGATGTCGGCGATGACTGCGCTACGCGCCGCGTTCGGGTCGGGCGACCCCGGCGAGGTGTACATCGTGCAGGAGTTCCGGGCCCCGCGGCTGATCGCGGGTGTCCTTGCCGGTGCGGGCCTGGCCGCGTCGGGCGCTGTGCTGCAACGACTTTTCCGCAATCCGCTGGCCTCGCCCGACGTGATGGGCGTGACCGGCGGCGCCTCGCTGGGTGCGGTGGTGGTGCTCGCTATCGGAGCGAGTCAAGCGCTGATCCCGGTGGGGGCGTTGGCCGGTGGCTTCCTCGCGGTGCTGCTGCTCGCGGCGATCGGCTGGCGGGCCGGGTTTCCGGTGACGCGGCTGGTGCTGGTCGGTCTGGCGGTGCAGGCGGGTCTGGCGGCCGCGGTGAACTTGATCGTGGTGCGGTTCCCCCGGGAGCTGGCGGGCGCGGCGGAGCAGTGGACCGCGGGTTCGCTCTACGGGCGCACCTGGCCCGAAGTGCAGGGCGCCGCCGTCGCGTCGGCGCTGGTGCTGGGATTGCTGTTCCTGCAATACCGGAAGCTCGCCGTGCTGGATCTGGGCGACGAGTCGGCCGGCACGCTCGGCATCTCGGTGTCCTCGGCGCGGTTGCAGCTGCTGGTGACGACGGTGGCGCTGGCCGCGCTGGCGGCGGCACTCACCGGGCCGATCGCGTTCGTGGCGCTGGCCGTGCCGCAGCTGGTGCGGCTGCTGGTCGGTCCGCCGACCGCGGCGACCCTCGCGGTCACCGGCCTGGCGGGTGCGGTGCTGCTGGTGGGCTGCGATCAGGTGGTACAGCACCTGCTTCCGGTCGAGGGACTGCCGGTCGGCATCCTCACCGCCACCATCGGCGCGCCGTGGTTGTTGTATTTGATGCTGCGGGAGAGCAGCCCGGTCAATCGGAGAACCGCATGAGCCCCAACGAATTGGCCGCGCGGGACCTCGGCCTGCGCTACGGCGATCGCGCCGTGATCGACGGCCTGGATCTGGAGCTGCCCGGCGGCGCGGTGACCGCGATCGTCGGCCCGAACGCCTGCGGGAAGTCCACACTGTTGCGCGGGCTGACCCGGCTGCTGCGGCCGTCCGGCGGGACGGTCACCCTCGACGGCGCCGATATTCACCGGATGCCGGCGCGGGCGCTGGCGTTGCGGCTGGGATTGCTGCCGCAGCAGCCGATCACGCCGGAGGCGATCACCGTCGAGGCGCTGGTACGGCTGGGCCGGTATCCGCATCAGCGATTGCTGCGACCGTGGTCGCCCGTGG belongs to Nocardia sp. XZ_19_385 and includes:
- a CDS encoding iron chelate uptake ABC transporter family permease subunit; the protein is MNNVRARRTLLVGVLCAAALVVLATIALTVGEVQMSAMTALRAAFGSGDPGEVYIVQEFRAPRLIAGVLAGAGLAASGAVLQRLFRNPLASPDVMGVTGGASLGAVVVLAIGASQALIPVGALAGGFLAVLLLAAIGWRAGFPVTRLVLVGLAVQAGLAAAVNLIVVRFPRELAGAAEQWTAGSLYGRTWPEVQGAAVASALVLGLLFLQYRKLAVLDLGDESAGTLGISVSSARLQLLVTTVALAALAAALTGPIAFVALAVPQLVRLLVGPPTAATLAVTGLAGAVLLVGCDQVVQHLLPVEGLPVGILTATIGAPWLLYLMLRESSPVNRRTA
- a CDS encoding (2Fe-2S)-binding protein, whose protein sequence is MPLVDAYRRLGGLLPVVRVGVGRAAGGQWVQGGSLATDFAVIERMIEAEEQRAVEAYGTAPRRDVAATWVLRRYAFTACLAMSAPWFLERRVPRVALDRVAYAWQDRELVVEADEIICLPGDSIARRADVRAVADEEALGAELRGVVAAHLAPVLDAFGPVMRRRPRSIWGLATDQLASGLWHLGTALGRPAAAAAAANVLLPGGTPPYLGGAGFRPGPDSARTQTTCCLFYTVRPDELCATCPRLAQIRHA
- a CDS encoding iron ABC transporter permease; its protein translation is MASVDTARGPSMRYRIPVLLLAFAALLLVCLLSLAFGARSVPLGTVVDALLGDAQGRDAMAVTGLRLPRTIVGLVVGAALGLAGAVLQGVTRNPLAAPTTMGINAGASFAVVVAIFALHLAHPVQFVWFAFAGAAGAALFTLTLGRRAGDLDPTRLVLGGTVLHLVLVSWTSAVLLFSERTLDEARFWIAGSIAGRDFDVLTPMLPTFALGAVAGLAIAPALNTLALGDEAAVSLGLPVARIRLAGMVSVVLLAGSAVAVAGPIAFIGLAAPHLVRLVLGNDQRRILPGCLIAGPLLLLGADIVGRVIARPGELEVGIISAFLGAPLLALLARRREV